Within Ovis aries strain OAR_USU_Benz2616 breed Rambouillet chromosome 3, ARS-UI_Ramb_v3.0, whole genome shotgun sequence, the genomic segment CCAGAACAAACTTCACATCTCCATCATCACAGAAGAGTGCCAACGGGGTGGCACAACCTTGGCCAACTTTCAGTTTTTCTAGCATGGCTGCTTCATCGGCAAACCGCAGGTTTCCACTCCCAACACCTAACTGCTTGGCGAGatcatttaaattaatttgtcTATCATGAAGAACTGTCACCAGCCaatagccttttttctttttgtccttaaGAAATAAGTTCTTACTGTGTGCTCCTTTCAAATGCTGGATATGAGGCATCATTTCTTCAACTGTAAACACCTGTAAAATACCacatgagaacttttaaaataacatgcaTGTACACTGCAAACACAGTTATATATACATTGCTTGCTGGGTCTAAACAGCGTGGTTAGGGAGTACTCGGTGTCCAGGATATCACTGGTAGCAACCGATTCCCAGCCTATTATCAAATAATTATATCTCATCTCGGACCTCAAGTAGTTTCTCTTTGGCCAATTCTCCATTGCAATATGCTGGCTAAACCTTCACATTTCtaaaatgctatttttgtttttcctttagacTTTTAGTCGAGTTTATAGCAGCcctcacaacactgtaaatcaactatactccaataaaaaggggcggggcgggggggagtTTATAGCAGCCCAGACTCCTATTCCTTGGCATTCTATCCAGATCATAATACAACCTCTACTCTATAAAATATAACTAAAGAGAGGGAGTGAGGGCAGGAAATGAGAGCCTGGACTAGTATAAAAAGAACATCAGAAACGCTGGCAATATGCACAGTAAAAAGGGAGAGAGTATCGAGGCAAAAGAGTcaaagaaaatagttttgatGAATTTCTCTACCCTTTGAAGACTATCACCGTATCTAGCTAGTTATCAGGAGCTGTTACAAAAGAGTTAGGCAAAAACTATGTCCTCCCAACAGTCAGATTATATACTGGCTACGTGAGATACTTGCAAAAACAAAAAGTCTCCATCAATCAACTGAATcgttaaaaaaaataccaaactCTAACCCTGGTGTCCCGCATGCATCATAGCCACTGC encodes:
- the LOC101122262 gene encoding prolyl-tRNA synthetase associated domain-containing protein 1 — protein: MAGAELRAALEQRLAALAIRTEVVEHPEVFTVEEMMPHIQHLKGAHSKNLFLKDKKKKGYWLVTVLHDRQINLNDLAKQLGVGSGNLRFADEAAMLEKLKVGQGCATPLALFCDDGDVKFVLDSAFLEGGHEKVYFHPMTNTATMGLSPEDFLTFVKNTGHDPIILNFDKN